From a single Pirellulaceae bacterium genomic region:
- a CDS encoding dihydroorotate dehydrogenase — MTSPNDIDLKTRLGRLTLRNPILVASGTFGYAREMQGLIDLSCLGGILPKTITLQPRVGNAPWRTVETAAGLLNSIGLDNDGVEYFTREHLSYLRTLDTAIVVSIAGKNCAEFVELARCVDAAGGAAALELNISCPNVSGGVDFGTDPEMCQRVVQAVRDACALPVLAKLTPNVSRIADIARAAEAGGADAVCCINTLLGMAIDWRRRRPILGNVMGGLSGPAIKPVALRCVYQVAGAVAIPVIGIGGIASIDDVMEFMAAGASAVQVGTANYYAPTVSQQLVEQLPGALAELGVCSVSQAVRTF; from the coding sequence ATGACCAGCCCAAATGACATCGACCTGAAGACGCGCCTGGGTAGGCTTACGCTGCGTAATCCAATACTGGTTGCGTCTGGTACCTTTGGCTACGCCCGCGAGATGCAGGGCTTGATCGATCTAAGCTGCTTGGGAGGAATACTGCCCAAGACGATTACGCTACAGCCACGCGTGGGGAACGCCCCGTGGCGAACCGTGGAAACAGCCGCTGGGCTGCTGAATTCGATTGGACTGGATAATGATGGCGTCGAGTACTTTACGCGCGAGCACTTGAGTTATTTGCGGACTTTGGACACGGCAATTGTGGTCAGCATTGCTGGAAAGAATTGCGCTGAATTTGTCGAACTGGCTCGGTGCGTGGATGCTGCTGGCGGTGCAGCGGCGCTCGAATTAAATATCAGTTGTCCCAATGTGAGCGGTGGAGTGGATTTTGGTACCGATCCCGAAATGTGCCAACGCGTCGTGCAGGCGGTACGCGACGCCTGTGCCCTCCCAGTTCTGGCGAAATTGACACCCAACGTTTCGCGCATCGCCGACATTGCTCGAGCGGCGGAGGCGGGGGGAGCGGATGCCGTTTGTTGTATCAATACATTATTGGGTATGGCCATCGACTGGCGCCGTCGCCGGCCCATCCTTGGAAACGTGATGGGGGGCCTGAGCGGGCCGGCCATCAAACCTGTGGCGCTGCGCTGCGTCTATCAGGTGGCCGGTGCAGTTGCCATCCCTGTGATTGGTATTGGTGGAATTGCTTCCATCGACGACGTTATGGAATTTATGGCGGCTGGTGCCAGCGCTGTTCAAGTAGGCACTGCCAATTATTACGCACCCACTGTGAGCCAGCAGTTAGTCGAACAGTTGCCAGGCGCGCTGGCTGAGCTTGGCGTATGTTCGGTCAGCCAGGCGGTGCGCACTTTTTGA
- a CDS encoding penicillin-binding protein activator LpoB, translated as MMSHGRYIRRSAAVLLLFMVYTAGTGCRSYRYGHLIKGDQKDIVGSHTAGAEVYNPLVEEAVGRMLAHCQVQTVNGQLASTGPAPEGTQPCKVCFVGVENKSAEELADFKDQIYQLIDTQINRDGNFQAVSRRMVDAALIETRLRPDSLLVPGNMQLFASVLQRQGQPIDYLLYATLTSGTTERNSSTQRNYLLTLEMVDTRTGAYQKEQAEIRKGYHRSPLGRLANYSLWPTGR; from the coding sequence ATGATGTCGCATGGACGCTACATTCGTCGTTCGGCTGCAGTGCTACTGTTGTTCATGGTTTATACGGCGGGGACGGGCTGCCGCAGCTATCGCTATGGACACCTCATCAAAGGCGACCAGAAAGACATCGTTGGCAGCCATACTGCCGGGGCCGAGGTCTATAATCCGTTGGTGGAAGAGGCCGTCGGTCGCATGTTAGCCCATTGCCAAGTGCAAACCGTTAATGGCCAATTGGCCAGTACAGGGCCAGCTCCAGAAGGAACGCAGCCATGCAAAGTCTGTTTCGTAGGTGTTGAAAACAAGAGCGCTGAAGAGTTGGCTGATTTTAAGGATCAAATCTACCAGCTGATCGATACTCAAATTAACCGCGATGGAAATTTTCAGGCAGTTAGCCGCAGGATGGTAGACGCCGCGCTGATTGAAACTCGCCTGCGCCCCGACTCGCTGCTCGTTCCCGGCAACATGCAACTGTTCGCGTCGGTGCTGCAACGCCAAGGACAGCCGATCGACTATCTGCTGTACGCCACACTGACCAGCGGGACTACCGAACGGAATTCATCGACGCAGCGCAACTACCTGCTCACGTTGGAAATGGTTGACACGCGAACCGGAGCCTATCAAAAGGAACAAGCCGAAATTCGCAAGGGCTACCATCGTAGTCCTCTAGGACGACTGGCCAACTACAGTCTGTGGCCCACCGGGCGTTAG
- a CDS encoding SRPBCC family protein — protein MKVYHVAREQFLPLPVPDVFSFFSDARNLEELTPAWLNFQFLTPEPITMRVGTIIQYALRVRALPIRWTTAITSWDPPFEFVDVQLQGPYAMWHHRHRFVPIDKGTQVIDEVAYALPFGSLGRLLHKLVVHRDVQQIFEYRRQALETKFSKNRPPIGFPAVKPIPSIPMSGKESLCEIGK, from the coding sequence ATGAAAGTTTACCATGTGGCTCGAGAGCAGTTTCTGCCACTCCCAGTCCCGGATGTATTCAGTTTTTTCTCCGATGCGAGAAATCTGGAAGAGTTGACACCAGCCTGGCTGAACTTTCAGTTTCTTACGCCCGAGCCGATCACGATGCGGGTAGGCACAATCATTCAGTATGCGTTACGAGTTCGAGCACTGCCAATTCGCTGGACGACAGCCATCACCAGTTGGGATCCACCTTTCGAGTTTGTCGATGTTCAACTACAGGGTCCCTATGCGATGTGGCACCATCGACATCGATTTGTGCCAATAGACAAGGGCACGCAGGTGATCGACGAGGTGGCCTACGCACTTCCTTTCGGAAGCCTGGGGCGCTTGTTGCACAAGTTAGTTGTCCACCGGGATGTGCAACAGATCTTTGAGTACCGTAGGCAAGCTTTGGAAACCAAGTTTTCCAAGAACAGGCCACCAATTGGATTTCCAGCGGTGAAACCAATCCCATCAATCCCCATGTCCGGAAAGGAGTCGCTCTGCGAAATCGGCAAGTGA
- a CDS encoding PDZ domain-containing protein, with protein MVIRSKLPLLLIVLLLGSVLLLTSGCQCCESTAACYRSLTGQALDNSPQSASDKQSERIPQLLPPRDQKVSTGDVLVQEPAQRSALRPNFSSGLRHSNHRNNFFMLEAFKEATGKSWRSTVQLSQDGQLIALGAIVDAEGWIVTKSSELDRDREIECLLFDQRTYSARVVSTVPDVDLALVRIDANGLMAVEWESSIPAQGKWLATTDARSSTPAAIGVVSAGPSRVPSQKAVLGVELAIDNNRTQKGVLVKRVLAGSGAHQAGLKQQDSISGVNGNAVQSRTELLSLLSNGEGGQFLNLTVHRDDSTFDTRVRLMDLTQELLGDETEMEVNGPISARATGFSRVFMHDTVLQPNQCGGPLFNLDGKAVGINIARAGRVSSYALPAETVRSVVSSLLEQAKLISHSTPATTTKASAVSAPLSTAP; from the coding sequence ATGGTGATTCGATCAAAGCTCCCCCTGCTTCTCATTGTGTTACTGTTGGGTAGTGTGCTGCTACTGACCAGCGGTTGTCAGTGCTGCGAATCCACCGCCGCCTGCTACAGGTCCCTAACGGGGCAAGCTCTGGACAATTCACCACAGTCAGCATCGGACAAGCAGTCCGAGCGAATTCCGCAGCTTCTGCCGCCACGCGACCAGAAAGTGTCCACTGGCGATGTATTGGTCCAGGAACCAGCGCAGCGTTCGGCATTGCGTCCCAATTTTTCCAGTGGACTAAGACACTCGAATCATCGCAATAACTTTTTCATGCTGGAAGCTTTCAAGGAAGCAACCGGCAAGTCGTGGAGATCGACAGTTCAATTAAGCCAGGACGGCCAATTAATAGCGTTGGGCGCAATCGTGGATGCGGAGGGCTGGATTGTCACGAAGTCCAGCGAACTGGATCGTGACCGGGAAATCGAATGCCTGCTTTTCGACCAGCGAACCTACTCGGCAAGAGTTGTTAGCACTGTCCCGGATGTCGATTTGGCACTCGTGCGTATCGATGCAAACGGCTTGATGGCGGTGGAATGGGAATCGTCTATTCCGGCACAAGGCAAATGGTTGGCAACTACCGACGCTCGATCGAGCACACCAGCGGCGATTGGCGTGGTCAGTGCAGGGCCTTCACGAGTTCCCAGCCAAAAAGCGGTACTAGGTGTCGAACTGGCAATCGACAACAATCGAACACAAAAGGGCGTGTTAGTCAAACGAGTTCTGGCTGGCAGTGGCGCTCATCAAGCGGGCTTAAAACAACAAGATAGTATCAGCGGGGTGAATGGGAATGCGGTTCAATCGCGGACCGAGTTACTGTCGTTGCTCAGTAACGGAGAGGGCGGCCAGTTCTTAAACCTAACCGTCCACCGCGATGACAGCACCTTTGACACGCGCGTGCGGCTGATGGATTTGACTCAGGAACTGTTGGGCGACGAAACAGAAATGGAAGTTAACGGACCGATCAGCGCTCGCGCCACCGGATTTAGCCGCGTATTTATGCACGACACAGTGTTACAGCCGAATCAATGCGGCGGGCCATTGTTCAACTTGGATGGCAAGGCAGTGGGCATCAACATCGCGCGCGCGGGACGAGTTTCCAGTTATGCGTTACCTGCCGAAACTGTCCGGTCCGTGGTCAGCAGTCTGCTGGAACAGGCCAAGTTGATTTCACACTCCACGCCTGCAACCACTACCAAAGCCAGTGCAGTGTCAGCGCCGTTGAGCACGGCTCCGTAG
- a CDS encoding MFS transporter, whose amino-acid sequence MTHSAVNRSSNMTLMLSVMMFLQFFTWGAWFATLGLALTKSGMSQAIGGGYGAAPLAAILAPLFLGLVADRFFASQKVMGVLMLVGGAILLAVPSVATQPENANLLVWLILAHMLCYMPTLGLSNTIAFTHIPSQDKFPMIRVWGTIGWIVAGLLVGITGWDGTLKIFTLGGISALLLGLFCFFLPNTPPPLKDRPIDARSLLMVDAFGLLANWNFLVFAICSTLICIPLAYYYGSTSQFLGQTGFVATGATMTLGQMSEIFFMLLIPVFFRRLGVKMMILVGMACWVIRYLLFSYGASAQTTWILLLAVALHGICYDFFFVTGFMYTDQKAPKEIRGQAQGLLVFLTQGVGMFFGYRIMAAGGLFGIPLNFTIGQYGQQVTQGPQLTAAIDAARGQQQLGFLETFGKMFSRALPESIDPGLLTQTMEQWKNFWMFPAIMAAGVLILFGLTFWDKTQVDDA is encoded by the coding sequence ATGACTCATTCCGCCGTAAATCGCTCGAGCAATATGACGCTGATGCTGTCGGTTATGATGTTCCTTCAATTCTTCACGTGGGGCGCTTGGTTTGCAACGCTGGGATTGGCGTTAACCAAGTCGGGGATGAGTCAGGCGATAGGCGGTGGCTACGGGGCAGCTCCGCTGGCGGCAATTCTTGCACCACTGTTCTTGGGTCTGGTAGCAGATCGCTTCTTCGCATCACAAAAGGTTATGGGAGTCTTGATGTTGGTGGGCGGTGCCATTCTGCTGGCCGTTCCCAGCGTGGCAACTCAGCCAGAGAATGCCAACTTGTTGGTATGGCTGATTCTGGCCCACATGCTGTGCTACATGCCTACGCTGGGGCTAAGCAATACGATCGCCTTTACGCACATCCCCAGCCAAGACAAATTCCCGATGATTCGCGTATGGGGAACCATCGGTTGGATTGTGGCTGGGCTGCTGGTGGGCATCACAGGCTGGGATGGCACGCTGAAGATTTTTACCTTGGGAGGCATCAGCGCTCTGCTGCTGGGGCTGTTCTGTTTTTTTCTGCCGAACACCCCACCGCCACTCAAAGATCGGCCCATCGATGCTCGCTCGCTGCTGATGGTAGATGCCTTTGGACTGCTGGCGAATTGGAATTTTCTAGTCTTTGCGATCTGCAGCACGCTGATCTGTATCCCACTGGCCTACTATTACGGCAGCACTTCTCAGTTCTTGGGTCAGACCGGATTCGTCGCTACCGGGGCGACCATGACGTTGGGGCAGATGTCAGAAATCTTCTTTATGCTGTTGATTCCTGTCTTCTTCCGCCGCCTGGGCGTCAAGATGATGATCTTGGTGGGCATGGCCTGTTGGGTTATTCGCTATCTGCTCTTCTCGTACGGCGCCTCTGCACAAACCACCTGGATCCTATTGCTGGCGGTTGCCCTACACGGCATTTGTTACGACTTCTTTTTCGTTACCGGGTTCATGTACACCGACCAGAAGGCGCCCAAAGAGATTCGCGGCCAAGCTCAAGGATTGCTAGTCTTCCTCACGCAAGGTGTGGGCATGTTCTTTGGCTACCGCATTATGGCCGCAGGAGGTTTATTTGGCATTCCACTCAACTTTACAATTGGCCAATATGGTCAGCAAGTTACTCAGGGGCCGCAACTGACCGCAGCCATCGATGCGGCTCGTGGCCAGCAGCAGCTTGGATTCTTGGAGACCTTCGGCAAGATGTTCTCGCGGGCTTTACCCGAGTCGATCGACCCAGGCCTGCTAACTCAGACCATGGAGCAGTGGAAGAACTTCTGGATGTTTCCCGCCATCATGGCCGCTGGCGTTCTGATTCTGTTCGGGTTGACCTTCTGGGATAAGACGCAGGTAGACGACGCGTGA
- a CDS encoding fasciclin domain-containing protein — translation MAALGLSLAISPTARCADKECAAKDIVTTAVEAGTFQTLAAALKAGGLIETLQGPGPFTVFAPSDEAFAKLPEGTVASLLKPENKGRLIAVLTYHVVAGKVASQNVVKLKSAATVNGQRVDIKVEDGKVLIDQATVAKADIHCSNGVIHVIDQVILPSEKNIVDTANNAGTFKSLIAAAGAAGLADVLAGEDLLTVFAPTDEAFAKLPAGTVESLLLPENKSKLAAILKYHVVAGRAYSDEALTKKVLKTVHGGQIRVAVTDGVAMVNGAKLVATDIDAANGVIHVIDSVLLPPTQDGNAVHLRTQPTLVSQSYSSPVRMVHHVASRRCTK, via the coding sequence ATGGCTGCTTTGGGTTTGAGTTTGGCGATTTCGCCAACGGCCCGGTGCGCGGACAAAGAGTGCGCAGCGAAAGACATCGTCACGACCGCCGTCGAGGCAGGAACGTTTCAGACTTTGGCGGCTGCCTTGAAGGCCGGAGGGCTGATTGAGACATTGCAAGGGCCGGGCCCGTTTACCGTCTTTGCCCCGAGCGACGAAGCGTTTGCGAAATTGCCGGAGGGCACCGTCGCGTCTTTGCTCAAGCCGGAGAACAAAGGCCGGCTGATCGCGGTTTTAACCTATCATGTGGTCGCTGGAAAAGTTGCGTCCCAAAACGTGGTCAAATTGAAGTCCGCTGCGACCGTCAATGGTCAGCGGGTTGACATTAAAGTTGAAGACGGAAAAGTACTGATCGATCAAGCGACAGTCGCCAAGGCAGATATTCATTGTTCAAATGGCGTGATTCACGTCATAGATCAAGTGATTCTGCCGTCTGAGAAAAATATCGTCGACACGGCTAACAATGCCGGAACGTTTAAAAGCTTAATTGCTGCTGCTGGTGCTGCCGGTTTGGCGGATGTCTTGGCAGGCGAAGATCTGCTGACCGTATTCGCTCCAACCGACGAGGCCTTTGCTAAGCTGCCTGCAGGAACTGTCGAGAGCCTGCTGTTGCCGGAGAACAAAAGTAAGCTGGCAGCAATCCTGAAGTATCATGTCGTAGCGGGCAGAGCCTATTCGGATGAAGCTCTCACCAAGAAGGTTTTGAAAACCGTTCACGGTGGGCAGATTAGAGTTGCTGTGACCGACGGCGTCGCGATGGTTAACGGAGCTAAGTTGGTTGCCACCGATATTGATGCAGCCAACGGCGTCATTCATGTGATTGACTCGGTGTTGCTGCCGCCGACGCAGGATGGAAACGCTGTGCACTTGCGTACTCAGCCGACTTTGGTCTCCCAGAGCTACTCCAGTCCAGTACGGATGGTCCACCACGTTGCATCGCGGCGGTGCACCAAGTAA
- a CDS encoding glucose-1-phosphate thymidylyltransferase, whose amino-acid sequence MSILLFEDSTVAQLFPITTGRAACCITVGSYTLLELLRQTRQPLVGLFRQHLRAIMELDQPDVLPLASESLDAAAGPTVILNARLVPTRTSLEAVRQLLRAQGTSPAGIVWDGDQVAAIINPGWTWTWIREHADTSVESLLLAAHSFNRLDVPLPLMTYPHEVIAANMRYIGDNLQYRIAQGGYQQQADGVFVAPGAQLGQFVLTETANGPIVIDANAQVGPYTLLRGPIYIGPGSRILEHAAIKDQVSLGHTTKIGGEVEAAVVEPYSNKQHHGFLGHSYLGSWINLGAGTCNSDLKNTYGTVNMEYPHGKAATGMQFLGCVMGDYSKTAINTGIFTGKVVGTCSMIYGFVTSNVPSFVNYARLFGQMTTLPPDVMIASQQRMFSRRKVQQRPCDMQLLHDMYRITQVERDRIGDALAF is encoded by the coding sequence GTGTCGATCCTACTATTTGAAGACTCGACGGTTGCCCAACTCTTTCCGATCACTACGGGGCGAGCCGCATGTTGCATCACGGTGGGCTCCTACACGCTGCTGGAGTTGCTAAGACAGACTCGGCAGCCGCTAGTAGGACTGTTTCGTCAGCACTTGCGCGCCATCATGGAATTGGATCAGCCAGATGTTCTGCCACTGGCCAGCGAGTCTCTGGATGCTGCGGCTGGCCCAACTGTAATTCTCAATGCGCGCCTAGTTCCAACGCGGACTTCGTTAGAGGCGGTGAGGCAACTACTGCGCGCACAAGGCACCTCGCCGGCGGGTATCGTTTGGGATGGTGATCAAGTTGCAGCCATCATTAATCCGGGATGGACATGGACTTGGATTCGCGAGCACGCCGACACCAGTGTAGAGTCGCTATTGCTGGCGGCGCACAGCTTTAATCGGCTGGATGTGCCGTTACCGTTGATGACTTATCCCCACGAAGTCATCGCAGCCAACATGCGTTACATCGGGGACAATTTGCAGTATCGCATCGCCCAAGGTGGGTACCAACAGCAGGCCGACGGAGTCTTCGTGGCTCCCGGAGCCCAATTGGGCCAGTTCGTTTTGACCGAGACGGCCAACGGTCCGATAGTCATCGACGCCAACGCGCAAGTCGGTCCCTACACGCTGCTGCGCGGTCCCATCTATATCGGTCCCGGTTCGCGCATCCTGGAACACGCCGCCATCAAGGATCAGGTCAGCTTGGGACACACGACAAAAATTGGCGGTGAAGTCGAGGCGGCTGTGGTGGAACCGTACTCCAACAAGCAACATCATGGCTTCTTGGGCCACAGCTACCTTGGCAGTTGGATCAATTTGGGCGCTGGAACGTGCAACAGCGACCTGAAGAACACCTACGGTACGGTCAACATGGAATACCCACACGGCAAAGCCGCCACGGGAATGCAGTTTCTCGGTTGCGTGATGGGGGACTACAGCAAGACCGCCATCAACACCGGTATCTTCACTGGCAAAGTCGTCGGGACATGCAGCATGATCTACGGTTTCGTAACCAGCAATGTACCTAGCTTTGTGAACTATGCCAGGCTGTTCGGCCAGATGACAACGCTTCCGCCGGACGTCATGATCGCTTCGCAGCAGCGCATGTTTTCACGCCGCAAAGTTCAACAACGACCGTGCGACATGCAACTCTTGCACGATATGTATCGCATCACCCAGGTCGAACGAGACCGCATTGGAGACGCGTTGGCCTTCTAG
- a CDS encoding deoxyribodipyrimidine photolyase, which produces MIACRRTTWNFALQRAAQWATQLRKPLVIFEPLRVGYQWASDRMHRFVLDGMADNAVRIDLRQQPGVSYFPYVESDHGAGQGLLESLAQQACCVVTDDYPCFFLPRMVAKAASRLPLQVEAVDSNGLLPLRATDRVFTTAFSFRAYLQKQLPAHLDQLPLMDPLADLQLPPLKSLPTEVLRRWPAASPEMLSGDVHRLAALPIDHAVQIAPLRGGTVAANGKLASFLDQCLAGYAAGANDPDADNRSGLSPYLHFGHISVHQVFDELMQRQNWTPLQLGSQTGGKREGWWGVTPGAEAWLDELVTWRELGFNMASHRADYDQYESLPDWAQATLAKHAKDIRPYLYSPDEFATAATHDPVWNAAQRQLAREGRMHNYMRMLWGKKILEWSPTPRDALETMVELNNRYALDGRDPNSYSGIFWTLGRYDRPWGPERPIFGTIRYMSSDNTRKKLKLNRYLETYKC; this is translated from the coding sequence ATGATTGCCTGCCGGCGAACAACTTGGAATTTTGCGTTGCAGCGTGCAGCTCAATGGGCTACACAGTTGCGCAAACCGCTAGTCATTTTTGAACCGCTACGTGTCGGTTACCAATGGGCTAGCGATCGCATGCACCGCTTCGTCCTGGACGGAATGGCAGACAATGCAGTGCGAATTGATCTACGACAGCAGCCAGGCGTGAGCTATTTTCCGTACGTCGAGTCAGATCATGGTGCGGGTCAAGGACTGTTGGAATCGTTGGCGCAGCAGGCCTGTTGCGTGGTCACGGATGATTATCCATGTTTTTTCCTACCGCGGATGGTCGCCAAGGCAGCTTCGCGTCTGCCGCTGCAAGTTGAGGCCGTCGATAGCAATGGACTATTACCGCTGCGAGCCACCGACCGAGTGTTCACCACCGCCTTTTCGTTTCGAGCCTACCTGCAGAAACAGTTGCCAGCCCACTTAGACCAATTGCCGCTGATGGATCCGCTTGCTGATTTACAACTGCCACCGCTGAAATCGCTGCCTACTGAGGTCTTACGGCGTTGGCCGGCAGCTTCACCGGAAATGCTAAGTGGCGATGTGCACCGGTTGGCGGCATTGCCCATTGACCATGCCGTTCAGATCGCTCCCCTACGAGGCGGCACGGTGGCGGCCAACGGTAAGTTGGCGTCGTTTTTAGATCAATGTTTGGCTGGTTACGCAGCTGGGGCCAACGATCCCGACGCTGATAATCGCAGCGGTCTCTCTCCGTATTTGCATTTTGGCCATATCTCTGTGCATCAGGTGTTCGACGAGTTGATGCAACGCCAGAACTGGACGCCACTGCAACTAGGTAGCCAAACTGGCGGCAAGCGTGAGGGGTGGTGGGGTGTCACGCCCGGAGCCGAAGCCTGGCTGGATGAACTGGTGACATGGCGCGAGCTAGGTTTCAACATGGCGTCGCACCGCGCTGACTATGATCAATACGAATCGCTGCCTGACTGGGCGCAAGCCACCCTCGCCAAACACGCTAAGGATATTCGACCTTACCTGTATTCTCCCGATGAATTCGCTACGGCGGCGACTCACGATCCAGTGTGGAATGCGGCGCAACGACAACTTGCCCGCGAGGGACGCATGCACAACTACATGCGCATGCTGTGGGGCAAGAAAATTCTGGAATGGAGCCCCACCCCGCGTGATGCTTTGGAAACGATGGTTGAACTGAACAATCGTTATGCTTTAGACGGTCGCGATCCGAACTCTTACTCCGGTATCTTCTGGACGCTTGGCCGCTACGATCGCCCCTGGGGCCCCGAGCGCCCCATCTTCGGCACCATCCGCTATATGAGTTCCGACAACACACGTAAAAAGCTGAAGCTAAACCGGTACTTGGAGACCTATAAGTGCTGA
- the trpS gene encoding tryptophan--tRNA ligase, producing MRVLSGVQPTGRFHWGNYFGAIQQYIHLQEEHEGYYFIADLHALTTVRDPELLRSYKRDAALDLLALGLDPAKAVLFMQSDVPEVSELMWILMTCTPMGLLERCHAYKDKKERGLTADAGLFTYPVLMAADILAYDSNWVPVGQDQVQHIEVCRDLANSFNHLYGEVFVLPEARLLLTSAKVPGLDGEKMSKSYNNTIELFEEPQAMRKKIMRIATDSRPLEQPKPPESDHLFQLFQLFSQPTAIEEMAAMYRRGGFGYGQVKKQLADAAENYFAEARQRRQQLANRPDTLSDILKDGAQRARQRARQVLDRAQQACGLVGK from the coding sequence ATGCGAGTTTTATCTGGTGTTCAACCCACAGGTCGCTTCCATTGGGGCAACTACTTCGGCGCCATCCAGCAGTACATCCACTTGCAAGAAGAACATGAGGGCTACTATTTCATCGCCGATTTGCATGCACTGACTACGGTTCGCGATCCCGAGTTGTTGCGATCCTACAAACGGGACGCCGCTCTGGATTTGTTAGCTCTGGGGCTGGACCCTGCTAAAGCGGTCCTGTTTATGCAATCCGATGTTCCCGAAGTCTCCGAGCTGATGTGGATATTGATGACCTGCACGCCCATGGGGCTACTGGAACGCTGTCATGCATACAAAGACAAAAAAGAGCGTGGTCTGACCGCCGATGCTGGGCTGTTTACCTACCCTGTGCTCATGGCTGCCGATATCTTGGCCTACGATTCGAACTGGGTGCCGGTCGGCCAAGATCAAGTTCAGCATATCGAAGTCTGTCGCGACTTGGCCAACAGCTTCAACCATCTGTATGGTGAAGTGTTTGTCTTGCCGGAAGCCAGATTGCTGTTAACCAGCGCTAAAGTTCCTGGATTAGATGGTGAAAAAATGTCCAAGAGCTACAACAACACCATCGAATTGTTTGAGGAGCCCCAGGCAATGCGCAAAAAGATCATGCGCATCGCAACCGACAGCCGCCCACTGGAACAACCCAAGCCCCCTGAATCAGATCATCTGTTTCAGCTCTTTCAACTCTTTAGCCAACCAACCGCAATAGAGGAAATGGCGGCGATGTATCGTCGCGGGGGTTTTGGATATGGTCAAGTAAAAAAACAGTTGGCAGACGCGGCCGAGAATTACTTTGCAGAGGCTCGTCAACGTCGGCAACAATTGGCAAATCGACCTGACACGCTCAGCGATATCTTGAAAGATGGAGCGCAACGCGCTCGGCAACGTGCCCGGCAAGTATTGGATCGTGCTCAACAGGCCTGTGGGCTAGTGGGGAAATGA
- a CDS encoding phosphopantothenoylcysteine decarboxylase, giving the protein MARILITSGPTRQYLDPVRYLTNASSGRMGSALAASALRAGHQVTVVSGPVSISYPDEAHVVTIRTTQEMLDAVQRLFPEYDGLIGAAAPCDYMPQHIRTEKIAKDGRPLQLELIETPDVVATAAASKRSNQWVVGFALETEDQHFRAIVKMQRKCCDLMVSNGPSAIDSEWNDVEILAADGSTLAQVAGSKSDVADAIIMAVQSLILPASGKH; this is encoded by the coding sequence ATGGCTCGCATTCTGATCACCTCCGGTCCCACGCGTCAATATCTTGATCCGGTGCGCTATTTGACCAACGCCAGTAGCGGTCGCATGGGTAGTGCATTGGCTGCCAGCGCGCTGCGTGCAGGACATCAAGTTACGGTTGTCTCTGGCCCAGTCAGCATCTCCTATCCCGATGAAGCACACGTCGTCACTATCCGCACGACTCAAGAAATGCTGGATGCCGTACAGCGGTTGTTCCCAGAGTATGACGGCTTGATCGGTGCGGCTGCACCATGTGACTACATGCCGCAACATATTCGCACCGAGAAGATTGCAAAAGACGGGCGTCCATTACAATTGGAATTGATTGAAACTCCAGACGTGGTTGCCACGGCGGCAGCCAGCAAACGCTCTAATCAATGGGTAGTGGGATTTGCACTCGAAACAGAAGATCAACATTTTCGAGCGATCGTGAAAATGCAACGCAAGTGCTGCGACTTGATGGTCAGCAACGGTCCATCAGCGATTGATTCGGAGTGGAACGATGTCGAGATTCTTGCCGCCGATGGCAGCACGTTGGCTCAAGTAGCTGGATCCAAGTCAGATGTGGCTGATGCGATCATTATGGCGGTTCAATCATTGATCCTGCCAGCCAGCGGCAAACATTGA
- a CDS encoding phosphopantothenoylcysteine decarboxylase, whose product MAARIVVGIGGGIAAFKVAGLVSRLVQQGHNLDSVLTAGATEFIGAATLTALCGRPAIVDTYDPRFPLGPHIELAEGTDLLVIAPATARLLASCAHGLADDLLATLYLACQCPVLMAPAMSSPMWDKPAVQRNVQRLRDDGVQFVGPEQGWLSCRKLGYGRMAEPEQILQAIGKLIG is encoded by the coding sequence ATGGCCGCGCGGATTGTCGTAGGAATTGGTGGCGGAATCGCAGCTTTCAAAGTAGCCGGATTGGTCAGCCGCTTGGTCCAGCAGGGTCACAACTTGGACAGTGTATTGACGGCGGGGGCGACCGAATTCATCGGTGCTGCTACGCTTACCGCGCTGTGCGGGCGACCTGCCATTGTGGATACCTACGATCCACGGTTTCCGCTGGGACCGCACATTGAACTGGCTGAAGGAACCGATTTGCTGGTGATCGCTCCAGCTACGGCCCGGCTGCTGGCCTCGTGCGCGCACGGCTTGGCCGATGATCTGCTAGCGACGTTATATTTGGCCTGCCAATGTCCAGTACTGATGGCACCGGCCATGAGCAGTCCGATGTGGGACAAACCTGCCGTACAACGGAACGTACAGCGATTGCGGGATGACGGCGTGCAGTTCGTTGGCCCCGAACAGGGGTGGCTCAGTTGTCGCAAGCTTGGCTATGGTCGCATGGCCGAACCCGAGCAGATTTTGCAGGCCATCGGCAAGTTGATTGGTTAA